The following coding sequences are from one Gigantopelta aegis isolate Gae_Host chromosome 15, Gae_host_genome, whole genome shotgun sequence window:
- the LOC121389727 gene encoding leucine-rich repeat extensin-like protein 5, translating to MCKTDEISSKGDFLGPREWLSFNRSDEALNPESTPITQQNPDSTPITQQNSGSTPITQQNPESTPITQQNPDSTPITQQNPDSTPITQQNPDSTPITQLNPGSTPITQQNPDSTPITQQNPDSTPITQQNPDSTPITQQNPDSTPITQLNPGSTPITQQNPDIHPSHNRTRRNPESTPITQQNPDSTPITQQNPENTPITHQNPDSTPITQQNPDSTPITQQNPDSTPITHQNPDSTPITQQNPDSTPITQLNPGSTPITQQNPDSTPITQQNPDSTPITQQNPDSTPITQQNPESTPITQQNPDSTPITQQNPESTPITQQNPDRDPGYTPITQQNPENTPITHQNPDSTPITQQNPDSTPITQQNPDSTPITHQNPDSTPITQQNPDSTPITQLNPGSTPITQQNPDSTPITQQNPDSTPITQQNPDSTPITQQNPESTPITQQNPDSTPITQQNPESTPITQQNPDSTPITQQNPDNQV from the exons atGTGCAAGACTGatgaaatatccagtaaagGAGATTTTCTCGggcctcgggagtggctgtccttcaACAGATCAGACGAGGCACTA aacccggagagtacacccatCACACAGCAGAACCCGGATAGTACACCCATCACACAGCAGAACTCAGGGAGTACACCcatcacacaacagaacccggagagtacacccatCACACAGCAGAACCCGGATAGTACACCcatcacacaacagaacccggataGTACACCCATCACACAGCAGAACCCGGATAGTACACCCATCACACAGCTGAACCCAGGGAGTACACCCATCACACAGCAGAACCCGGATAGTACACCCATCACACAGCAGAACCCGGATAGTACACCcatcacacaacagaacccggataGTACACCCATCACACAGCAGAACCCGGATAGTACACCCATCACACAGCTGAACCCAGGGAGTACACCcatcacacaacagaacccggata TACACCcatcacacaacagaacccggaga aacccggagagtacacccatCACACAGCAGAACCCGGATAGTACACCCATCACACAGCAGAACCCGGAGAATACACCCATCACACATCAGAACCCGGATAGTACACCCATCACACAGCAGAACCCGGATAGTACACCCATCACACAGCAGAACCCGGATAGTACACCCATCACACATCAGAACCCGGATAGTACACCcatcacacaacagaacccggataGTACACCCATCACACAGCTGAACCCAGGGAGTACACCCATCACACAGCAGAACCCGGATAGTACACCCATCACACAGCAGAACCCGGATAGTACACCCATCACACAGCAGAACCCGGATAGTACACCCATCACACAgcagaacccggagagtacacccatCACACAGCAGAACCCGGATAGTACACCCATCACACAgcagaacccggagagtacacccatCACACAGCAGAACCCGGATAGAGACCCCGGATA TACACCCATCACACAGCAGAACCCGGAGAATACACCCATCACACATCAGAACCCGGATAGTACACCCATCACACAGCAGAACCCGGATAGTACACCCATCACACAGCAGAACCCGGATAGTACACCCATCACACATCAGAACCCGGATAGTACACCcatcacacaacagaacccggataGTACACCCATCACACAGCTGAACCCAGGGAGTACACCCATCACACAGCAGAACCCGGATAGTACACCCATCACACAGCAGAACCCGGATAGTACACCCATCACACAGCAGAACCCGGATAGTACACCCATCACACAgcagaacccggagagtacacccatCACACAGCAGAACCCGGATAGTACACCCATCACACAgcagaacccggagagtacacccatCACACAGCAGAACCCGGATAGTACACCcatcacacaacagaacccggata atcaagtttga
- the LOC121389728 gene encoding filaggrin-like yields the protein MKGETGRHHTTESSQMKGETGRHHTNESSQTKGHTGRYHTTESSQTKGKTGRHHTTESSQTKGETGRHHTTESSQTKGETGRHHTTESSQTKGKTGRHHTTESSQTKGETGRHHTTESSQTKGETGRHHTTESSQTKGETGRHHTNESSQTKGETGRHHTTESSQTKVETERHHTTGSSQTKGETGRHHTTESSQTKGETGRHHTTESSQTKGHTGRYHTTESSQMKGETGRHHTIESSQTKGKTGRHHTTESSQTKGETGRHHTTESSQTKGETGRHHTTESSQTKGKTGRHHTTESSQTKGETGRHHTTESSQTKGETGRLHTTESSQTKGETGRHHTTESSQTKGETGRHHTTESSQTKGKTGRHHTTESSQTKGETGRLHTTESSQTKGETGRHHTTESSQTKGETGRHHTTESSQTKGKTGRHHTTGSSQTKGETGRHHTTESSQTKGESGRSFFIADRLIGYPAGDRACS from the coding sequence ATGAAGGGGGAGACAGGAAGGCATCACACTACTGAATCATCACAGATGAAGGGGGAGACAGGAAGGCATCACACTAATGAATCATCACAGACGAAGGGACATACAGGAAGGTATCACACTACTGAATCATCACAGACGAAGGGAAAGACAGGAAGGCATCACACTACTGAATCATCACAGACGAAGGGGGAGACAGGAAGGCATCACACTACTGAATCATCACAGACGAAGGGGGAGACAGGAAGGCATCACACTACTGAATCATCACAGACGAAGGGAAAGACAGGAAGGCATCACACTACTGAATCATCACAGACGAAGGGGGAGACAGGAAGGCATCACACTACTGAATCGTCACAGACGAAGGGGGAGACAGGAAGGCATCACACTACTGAATCGTCACAGACGAAGGGGGAGACAGGAAGGCATCACACTAATGAATCATCGCAGACGAAGGGGGAGACAGGAAGGCATCACACTACTGAATCATCACAGACGAAGGTGGAGACAGAAAGGCATCACACTACTGGATCATCACAGACGAAGGGGGAGACAGGAAGGCATCACACTACTGAATCATCACAGACGAAGGGGGAGACAGGAAGGCATCACACTACTGAATCATCACAGACGAAGGGACATACAGGAAGGTATCACACTACTGAATCATCACAGATGAAGGGGGAGACAGGAAGGCATCACACTATTGAATCATCACAGACGAAGGGAAAGACAGGAAGGCATCACACTACTGAATCATCACAGACGAAGGGGGAGACAGGAAGGCATCACACTACTGAATCATCACAGACGAAGGGGGAGACAGGAAGGCATCACACTACTGAATCATCACAGACGAAGGGAAAGACAGGAAGGCATCACACTACTGAATCATCACAGACGAAGGGGGAGACAGGAAGGCATCACACTACTGAATCATCACAGACGAAGGGGGAGACAGGAAGGCTTCACACTACTGAATCATCACAGACGAAGGGGGAGACAGGAAGGCATCACACTACTGAATCATCACAGACGAAGGGGGAGACAGGAAGGCATCACACTACTGAATCATCACAGACGAAGGGAAAGACAGGAAGGCATCACACTACTGAATCATCACAGACGAAGGGGGAGACAGGAAGGCTTCACACTACTGAATCATCACAGACGAAGGGGGAGACAGGAAGGCATCACACTACTGAATCATCACAGACGAAGGGGGAGACAGGAAGGCATCACACTACTGAATCATCACAGACGAAGGGAAAGACAGGAAGGCATCACACTACTGGGTCATCACAGACGAAGGGGGAGACAGGAAGGCATCACACTACTGAATCATCACAGACGAAGGGGGAGTCAGGAAG